A genomic window from Lycium barbarum isolate Lr01 chromosome 4, ASM1917538v2, whole genome shotgun sequence includes:
- the LOC132636311 gene encoding glycerophosphodiester phosphodiesterase GDPDL4-like isoform X1 — MQGWFSIDFNFKDLAPVTLRQGVFSRTEKFDGTLQRILTVQDVVNQVKPPGLWLNIQHDTFFSQHNLSMRSFIISLSKNVLINYISSPEVNFLRSIVARFNPRVTKLVFRFIGQDDVEPSTNQTYGSLLKNLTFIKTFASGILVPKSYIWPVDNSLYLQPYTSLVLDAHKEGLQIFASEFANDVPFAYNYSYDPAPEYLSFVDNGDFSVDGVLSDFPVTPSVTIDCFTHLDKNDKPQAKLLIITSEGASGDYPGCTNLAYTKAASDGADVLDCPVQMAKDGIPFCLGSINLIDKTSVSQSPFSNIASTVPELNITNGIVTFNLTWDEIKSLKLSISNPWSEFRLYRNPKARNDGKFVSLVDFLTYAENATTVSGVMISIENAAYLANQGFGVTAAVREALRNAGYNNQTAKKVMIQSKDSSVLKEFKKSRYELVYRVADDIRDIESSPISEIMNFASSVILTKKSVFPSERKFVSGQTDVVQKLQSSNLPAYVQGFNNEFVSQAWDFFSDSSVEMNNYIAGAGIDGVITDFPGTAARYRGNRCLGYKDPPMYLSPVEPGGLLQIMARQLLSPAEAPNPILSESDVVEPPLPPVAKITPTAGNESTADAAPTSPISKSTVVAGILTCCLAILLDIVIF; from the exons TGAGGCAAGGAGTATTTTCACGAACTGAAAAGTTCGATGGAACACTGCAGAGAATTCTTACTGTCCAGGATGTGGTAAACCAAGTCAAACCTCCGGGGTTATGGTTGAACATCCAG CATGACACCTTCTTCAGCCAGCATAATCTGAGTATGAGAAGTTTTATTATATCCCTGTCCAAGAATGTTCTCATCAACTATATTTCATCACCTGAGGTGAATTTCCTCAGAAGTATTGTGGCACGATTCAATCCACGAGTTACAAAACTCGTTTTCCGGTTTATCGGACAGGATGATGTTGAGCCTTCAACAAATCAAACATATGGTTCTTTATTGAAAAACCTCACATTTATCAAAACCTTTGCCTCTGGAATTCTTGTTCCCAAATCTTATATCTGGCCGGTGGACAACTCACTCTACTTACAACCATATACGTCGCTTGTCTTAGATGCTCATAAAGAAGGTCTTCAGATTTTTGCATCGGAGTTCGCAAATGACGTACCTTTTGCTTACAATTATAGCTATGATCCCGCACCTGAGTATTTGTCCTTTGTTGACAATGGTGACTTTTCTGTGGATGGAGTACTGTCTGACTTCCCAGTAACTCCATCAGTGACAATAG ATTGCTTCACTCATTTGGATAAGAATGATAAACCTCAAG CAAAGCTTCTGATTATCACATCTGAAGGAGCAAGTGGAGACTACCCGGGTTGTACCAATTTGGCATATACAAAAGCTGCTTCAGATGGTGCAGACGTTCTCGACTGTCCTGTTCAAATGGCAAAGGATGGAATACCCTTCTGCCTGGGTTCAATTAATTTGATAGACAAGACTTCAGTTTCTCAATCGCCGTTCAGCAATATTGCTAGTACTGTGCCAGAGCTTAACATAACTAATGGAATAGTCACCTTTAACCTTACTTGGGATGAGATTAAGAGCCTGAAAC TGTCAATATCAAACCCATGGTCAGAGTTTAGATTGTACCGAAATCCAAAAGCCAGAaatgatggaaagtttgtatcaTTGGTGGATTTCTTGACATATGCAGAAAATGCCACAACTGTATCTGGTGTCATGATCAGCATAGAG AATGCAGCTTATCTGGCAAATCAGGGATTTGGTGTAACTGCTGCTGTGCGTGAAGCCTTAAGGAATGCCGGTTATAATAATCAGACAGCAAAGAAAGTTATGATCCAATCAAAAGACAGTTCAGTCCTGAAAGAATTTAAGAAAAGCCGCTATGAACTTGTTTACAGGGTTGCTGATGATATCAGGGATATTGAGAGCTCACCTATATCCGAGATCATGAACTTTGCTAGTTCTGTGATTTTAACCAAGAAATCCGTTTTCCCAAGTGAGAGAAAATTTGTCAGTGGGCAAACAGATGTGGTGCAGAAGCTGCAGTCATCAAATCTCCCAGCATACGTTCAAGGCTTTAACAATGAGTTTGTGTCTCAAGCATGGGATTTTTTCTCAGATTCATCTGTAGAGATGAACAACTATATTGCTGGAGCTGGCATTGATGGTGTTATAACAGATTTCCCAGGCACAGCTGCTAGATACAGAG GGAACCGTTGTTTGGGTTACAAAGACCCACCAATGTATCTTAGCCCTGTTGAACCCGGTGGTCTCCTACAAATCATGGCTCGTCAGTTATTGTCACCAGCTGAAGCTCCCAACCCAATACTTTCCGAAAGTGATGTGGTTGAGCCACCTCTACCTCCTGTTGCAAAGATAACCCCTACGGCGGGCAATGAGTCTACAGCTGATGCAGCTCCCACCTCTCCAATCAGTAAATCGACAGTTGTGGCTGGCATTTTGACATGCTGCCTTGCCATTCTTCTTGATATTGTGATCTTTTGA
- the LOC132636311 gene encoding glycerophosphodiester phosphodiesterase GDPDL4-like isoform X2: protein MQGWFSIDFNFKDLAPVTLRQGVFSRTEKFDGTLQRILTVQDVVNQVKPPGLWLNIQHDTFFSQHNLSMRSFIISLSKNVLINYISSPEVNFLRSIVARFNPRVTKLVFRFIGQDDVEPSTNQTYGSLLKNLTFIKTFASGILVPKSYIWPVDNSLYLQPYTSLVLDAHKEGLQIFASEFANDVPFAYNYSYDPAPEYLSFVDNGDFSVDGVLSDFPVTPSVTIDCFTHLDKNDKPQAKLLIITSEGASGDYPGCTNLAYTKAASDGADVLDCPVQMAKDGIPFCLGSINLIDKTSVSQSPFSNIASTVPELNITNGIVTFNLTWDEIKSLKLSISNPWSEFRLYRNPKARNDGKFVSLVDFLTYAENATTVSGVMISIENAAYLANQGFGVTAAVREALRNAGYNNQTAKKVMIQSKDSSVLKEFKKSRYELVYRVADDIRDIESSPISEIMNFASSVILTKKSVFPSERKFVSGQTDVVQKLQSSNLPAYVQGFNNEFVSQAWDFFSDSSVEMNNYIAGAGIDGVITDFPGTAARYRG from the exons TGAGGCAAGGAGTATTTTCACGAACTGAAAAGTTCGATGGAACACTGCAGAGAATTCTTACTGTCCAGGATGTGGTAAACCAAGTCAAACCTCCGGGGTTATGGTTGAACATCCAG CATGACACCTTCTTCAGCCAGCATAATCTGAGTATGAGAAGTTTTATTATATCCCTGTCCAAGAATGTTCTCATCAACTATATTTCATCACCTGAGGTGAATTTCCTCAGAAGTATTGTGGCACGATTCAATCCACGAGTTACAAAACTCGTTTTCCGGTTTATCGGACAGGATGATGTTGAGCCTTCAACAAATCAAACATATGGTTCTTTATTGAAAAACCTCACATTTATCAAAACCTTTGCCTCTGGAATTCTTGTTCCCAAATCTTATATCTGGCCGGTGGACAACTCACTCTACTTACAACCATATACGTCGCTTGTCTTAGATGCTCATAAAGAAGGTCTTCAGATTTTTGCATCGGAGTTCGCAAATGACGTACCTTTTGCTTACAATTATAGCTATGATCCCGCACCTGAGTATTTGTCCTTTGTTGACAATGGTGACTTTTCTGTGGATGGAGTACTGTCTGACTTCCCAGTAACTCCATCAGTGACAATAG ATTGCTTCACTCATTTGGATAAGAATGATAAACCTCAAG CAAAGCTTCTGATTATCACATCTGAAGGAGCAAGTGGAGACTACCCGGGTTGTACCAATTTGGCATATACAAAAGCTGCTTCAGATGGTGCAGACGTTCTCGACTGTCCTGTTCAAATGGCAAAGGATGGAATACCCTTCTGCCTGGGTTCAATTAATTTGATAGACAAGACTTCAGTTTCTCAATCGCCGTTCAGCAATATTGCTAGTACTGTGCCAGAGCTTAACATAACTAATGGAATAGTCACCTTTAACCTTACTTGGGATGAGATTAAGAGCCTGAAAC TGTCAATATCAAACCCATGGTCAGAGTTTAGATTGTACCGAAATCCAAAAGCCAGAaatgatggaaagtttgtatcaTTGGTGGATTTCTTGACATATGCAGAAAATGCCACAACTGTATCTGGTGTCATGATCAGCATAGAG AATGCAGCTTATCTGGCAAATCAGGGATTTGGTGTAACTGCTGCTGTGCGTGAAGCCTTAAGGAATGCCGGTTATAATAATCAGACAGCAAAGAAAGTTATGATCCAATCAAAAGACAGTTCAGTCCTGAAAGAATTTAAGAAAAGCCGCTATGAACTTGTTTACAGGGTTGCTGATGATATCAGGGATATTGAGAGCTCACCTATATCCGAGATCATGAACTTTGCTAGTTCTGTGATTTTAACCAAGAAATCCGTTTTCCCAAGTGAGAGAAAATTTGTCAGTGGGCAAACAGATGTGGTGCAGAAGCTGCAGTCATCAAATCTCCCAGCATACGTTCAAGGCTTTAACAATGAGTTTGTGTCTCAAGCATGGGATTTTTTCTCAGATTCATCTGTAGAGATGAACAACTATATTGCTGGAGCTGGCATTGATGGTGTTATAACAGATTTCCCAGGCACAGCTGCTAGATACAGAG GTTAG